One genomic window of Deltaproteobacteria bacterium includes the following:
- a CDS encoding xanthine dehydrogenase family protein molybdopterin-binding subunit, whose amino-acid sequence MPVSKLVGAKVKRREDPSLIRGVGEYVDDVKLPGILHAAILRSPHAHAKINRIAVGAARQLAGVVAVYTGAELKNRIGTLPTTADNPTLRIPDHRALAVDKTCYVGEPVAAVVAEDRYTARDGVDLIEVDYEPLPAVTDPEKALTAASPVIHAQWPDNLAFRWQQERGNVAGAFKQADKIVKQRLVHQRLAPIAMETRGVLANYSDTQGLCVWTSTQIPHLVKGHLANLLKLPETRVRVIAPEVGGGFGSKLNVYAEEPLLAFLALELKRPVKWIEERRENIQATIHGRGQVGEVEAAVKKDGRVLALRYNVIADIGAYHQLFTPAIPPFTGLMLSGCYKIPAIGIAVRAAFTNKMSTDAYRGAGRPEATYVIERLMDRVARELKLDPVKVRQRNFPKPAEFPFKTATGLVYDSGNYELALSKALKLVGYDKLRAEQKRARGKGRYLGIGVSTYVEICAMGPGFWEYGKVDVKADGKVKVYSGASPHGQGQKTSFAQIVADQLGVDFDDVEVLHGDTGTVAKGMGTFGSRATAVGGIAIYHAAEEVKKKAQELAAQLLEAATEDVVFSDDKFIVKGVPRKGMTIQQIARQAAAANLASEISADSTFEPSNFTFPFGTHICVVEIEPETGQIEIKKYLAVDDCGKVINPLLADGQVQGGIAQGLGQALYEAVVYDDNGQLTTGSLMDYAVPRAADLPRFQLAHTETPTPVNPLGIKGIGEAGTIGSTPAVVSAVIDALAPLGVSHLDMPLTPQKIWRACQASTAAKKRVRK is encoded by the coding sequence ATGCCTGTTAGCAAACTAGTCGGCGCGAAGGTTAAGCGCCGCGAAGATCCCAGCCTGATTCGCGGCGTCGGCGAATACGTCGACGACGTGAAGTTGCCGGGCATCCTGCACGCGGCGATTTTGCGCAGTCCCCATGCGCACGCCAAAATCAATCGTATCGCTGTCGGTGCCGCGCGGCAGCTTGCCGGAGTTGTTGCTGTCTACACTGGCGCGGAGCTGAAAAATCGCATCGGCACGCTGCCCACCACCGCCGACAACCCGACGCTGCGCATTCCCGATCATCGCGCGCTGGCAGTCGACAAAACCTGCTATGTCGGCGAACCGGTGGCAGCCGTCGTCGCTGAAGATCGCTACACGGCGCGCGATGGCGTCGATCTCATCGAAGTCGACTATGAACCATTGCCGGCGGTTACCGATCCGGAAAAAGCTTTGACGGCGGCCTCCCCGGTCATTCACGCGCAGTGGCCCGACAACTTGGCCTTTCGTTGGCAGCAGGAACGGGGCAACGTCGCCGGGGCGTTCAAGCAAGCGGATAAGATCGTCAAGCAACGGCTTGTGCACCAACGCTTGGCACCGATCGCCATGGAGACCCGCGGTGTGTTGGCCAACTATTCTGACACTCAAGGACTTTGCGTCTGGACGTCAACCCAGATTCCTCACCTTGTGAAAGGCCATCTCGCCAACCTGCTCAAACTACCAGAAACCCGAGTGCGCGTCATTGCACCGGAAGTCGGTGGCGGCTTCGGCAGCAAGCTCAACGTCTACGCCGAAGAGCCTTTACTGGCATTCCTCGCGCTAGAGTTGAAACGACCGGTCAAATGGATCGAAGAGCGGCGCGAAAATATCCAGGCAACCATCCACGGCCGAGGCCAAGTGGGCGAAGTGGAAGCCGCGGTGAAGAAAGATGGAAGGGTTCTCGCCCTGCGTTACAACGTCATTGCCGACATTGGCGCCTATCACCAATTGTTCACGCCGGCGATTCCGCCGTTTACCGGCTTGATGCTCTCGGGCTGTTACAAGATTCCGGCAATCGGCATTGCCGTCAGAGCCGCATTCACTAATAAAATGTCAACCGATGCCTACCGCGGCGCCGGCCGGCCCGAAGCAACTTATGTCATCGAGCGTTTGATGGATCGCGTCGCCCGGGAGTTAAAGCTCGATCCCGTCAAAGTGCGCCAGCGAAACTTTCCCAAACCCGCCGAGTTTCCCTTCAAAACCGCGACAGGGCTTGTCTACGACAGCGGCAACTATGAGCTTGCCTTGAGCAAAGCGTTGAAACTTGTCGGTTACGACAAACTGCGCGCGGAGCAAAAGCGCGCCCGCGGCAAAGGCCGCTACCTTGGTATCGGAGTTTCCACCTACGTCGAGATCTGCGCCATGGGCCCGGGCTTTTGGGAGTACGGCAAAGTCGATGTCAAAGCGGACGGCAAAGTCAAAGTCTATTCCGGCGCGTCGCCCCACGGCCAGGGCCAGAAAACTTCGTTTGCCCAGATCGTCGCCGACCAATTGGGCGTCGACTTCGACGACGTCGAAGTGCTGCACGGCGACACCGGCACCGTGGCAAAAGGCATGGGGACTTTCGGCAGCCGCGCCACGGCAGTCGGTGGCATCGCGATTTATCACGCCGCCGAAGAAGTTAAAAAGAAGGCGCAGGAACTGGCCGCCCAACTATTGGAAGCCGCAACCGAGGATGTGGTCTTCAGCGATGACAAATTCATCGTCAAAGGCGTGCCGCGCAAAGGCATGACGATTCAACAAATCGCGCGCCAAGCTGCGGCCGCCAATCTCGCCAGCGAAATTTCCGCCGACTCGACCTTCGAACCGTCTAACTTTACGTTTCCCTTCGGCACTCACATTTGCGTCGTCGAGATCGAGCCCGAAACCGGCCAAATCGAAATCAAAAAATATCTCGCGGTGGACGATTGCGGCAAAGTGATCAATCCCCTGCTGGCCGACGGACAGGTCCAAGGCGGCATTGCCCAAGGGCTCGGACAGGCGCTCTATGAAGCCGTGGTCTACGACGACAACGGCCAACTCACCACCGGCAGCCTGATGGACTACGCAGTTCCGCGCGCCGCCGATCTGCCGCGCTTTCAGCTCGCGCACACCGAAACACCGACGCCGGTAAACCCGCTCGGCATCAAAGGCATCGG
- a CDS encoding (2Fe-2S)-binding protein translates to MATKKPITLSINGSEKSYEVEPRLLLVHLLRDVAGLTGTHIGCDTSICGACTVMLNGNAVKSCTVLAVQADGGEVLTIEGLARGVKLHPIQEAFWECHGLQCGFCTPGMILSAHQLLQRNPKPTETEIRHAIDGNLCRCTGYQHIVDAVQQAAKQMRPKTKSVRRKA, encoded by the coding sequence ATGGCAACGAAAAAGCCAATAACGCTCTCCATCAACGGCAGCGAAAAATCCTACGAAGTAGAGCCGCGCCTGCTTCTGGTCCATCTGCTGCGCGACGTTGCCGGGCTTACGGGGACCCACATCGGCTGCGACACGAGCATCTGCGGCGCCTGCACGGTCATGCTCAACGGCAACGCCGTGAAATCCTGCACCGTGCTCGCGGTGCAGGCCGACGGCGGCGAAGTGCTGACCATCGAAGGTCTGGCGCGCGGCGTGAAACTGCATCCGATTCAAGAGGCCTTTTGGGAGTGCCACGGTTTGCAATGCGGCTTCTGCACGCCCGGCATGATTCTGTCAGCTCACCAACTATTACAGCGCAACCCCAAACCGACCGAAACGGAAATCCGCCACGCCATCGACGGCAACCTGTGCCGCTGCACGGGGTATCAGCATATCGTCGATGCCGTGCAGCAAGCGGCTAAACAAATGAGGCCGAAGACAAAGAGCGTCAGGCGTAAGGCGTGA